From the genome of Balneolaceae bacterium:
AATCATTTCCATCTGTATTTCAGTTCAACAGGCTTCTGATATTTAGTGAAATTGATGGCGAACAATACTTTATGGATGCCTCATACCCGGTTAGTTTGCCCAATTTGATTCCGATTGAGTCGTACAATTCGCAGGGAATGGTATTAACCAATGATAGTTATAGATGGGTTGACATCAGCCCGGAACAGAGTGTTTTTGATTTGGATATCGATATCCGGGCATCGCTTTCTATGGATGGCACGTTGAACGGCAGACTTACGGCTCAAACGAGAGGATATCCCTCACAGAATATCCGGGAGGAATTGCAATCGGGATCTTTGCCGGCAGAGATCATCAAACAGATATTTTTTGAAGTGTACTCTGAAGCAGAAATGAGCAACAGCAATCTTAAAATCAACGAGCAAAACAGAAACATGGTTGATGTGATGACCGATTTTGAGATACCGGAGTATGCTGCAAGTTTTCGGGAAGGGATTGAATTCCGGCCGATGGTGGTTGGGTATCTATTTAGAAATCCGTTTGAATCCACAGAACGAAGAGTTCCGATTACACTTGATGCCCCTGAGAAACTGTCCATTCATTATACTGTAGATCTGCCTGATGGATTTGAGGTTGATGCGATGGGTGAAACGCGCGCCACGAGCTTACAAGGTGCGGCACTGCGTGAGGAGTACATCTCGGAAGGAAACAGAGTAGAATACTCATTTGATATCGACATCAGCCGGAAAGAGTTCCCTGCAGATGTTTATAGCCAGCTTCGGAGAATTTATGAGCGATGGGTATTTTTAAGTAACGAAACATGGTTCATTGAACAATAGAATTTTAATATGATTTTAGCCATTGAAACATCCACACCGGTTTGCTCGGTTGCTTTGGGAAAGGGCAGGCGAAGTGTAATAGAAAAGAGAATGGAGGGGAGATCGGTACATTCGGAACGGACGTTTGAGTTCATGAAGGAACTTTTGGATCGGCATTCGTTAAAGGTATCAGACTTAGATGCTGTTCTTTTTAGTAACGGTCCGGGTTCTTACACGGGACTGAGAATTGGTGCCTCGGCGATTAAAGGATTGCTTTTTCAGCAGGAGGTTCCGCTTTACACCCTTCCAACACTTCTCAGTTTTGCCATTCCGTTTTTAACCGAAAATCCACCCGCTATCCATGCTGTGATTGATGCGCGAAGGAAGCATTTGTACCATCAAAAAATTAAAACTGGTTTAGACGGAGGAGTTGAAGTTTCCGGGGCGGATATAGTTGAGATCGAAAAATTACAGGATCAAATCGGGAAGGGAGATGTGGTGATAGGAACCGGCTGGGAGCGTTTGGAAATCGAAAACAGGGGAGAGATCTCCTGGTATGGAACCGAAGCAATTTCGGCAAAGAATCTTGTACTTGGATGGAATCATCCGGAGCTGAAAAAACATTTCAAAAAAACAGATGTAGAATCGTTTGAGCCGGAGTATTTAACGTTGTCTCAGGTGAATGACACGGATGTGTAAGAGCGACCTGCCAGAGTGCGAACGGAGTGAGTTCCTGGCAGAGTCGCGACAGGACGATTCGTTGTAGGAAGGCTTTGCAAAACCGTAGGTATGCGTCAATCTGAACTCGATTCAGATTCTCCATTCGTCTTTATAGCCAGTATCAGGAGATCCTGAATCAAGTTCAGGATGACGGTTATAGTTTTGCAAAGCCTTCTGTAGGTGTCAGACTATCCCTCAAAAATAGACCTCCAAGGATTTGAAGTCCTTAGGTCTTGACTCGACTTTCCCCAAATAAAAAGATTTTTGCTTCGGGCGATATTCGTTATTTTTGAGACAGTCTAAAATCTAATCAGTTCTTATGGCGTGGTTTAAAAGAAAAGACACCAATATTCAAACCGAGAAGAAAAAGGATATGCCCGAGGGCATATGGGTGAAAGTTCCCGAAACGGGTGAAACCATTCACCGGCGCGAGCTTGAAGAGAATAGCTGGGTAGATCCGCTGAGTGGGTATCATTTCAGAATCGGCAGCAAGGAATACTTCTCCATCTTGTTTGATGATGAAAAATTTGAAGAGATTGGAGGTGAAATCATGCCCACAGATCCTCTCGATTTTGAAGATCGCAAGAAATACAAAGATCGGATCAAACAAACCCAGAAAAAAACGGGCCTTTCGGATGCCTGCCGTGTTGGAGTTGGAAAGCTTGATAAGCACAATGTTGTAATTGCATGTATGGATTTTTCGTTTATCGGCGGAAGTATGGGGTCTGTAGTGGGAGAGCGTTTGTGCAGGGCAATTGACTACGCCAGGGAAAATAAAACTCCACTGATAATCATATCGCAATCAGGAGGAGCGCGAATGATGGAAAGTGTGTATAGCCTGATGCAGTTACCTAAAACTTCCGGAAAACTGGCTCTTTTGGAAAGGGAAAAAGTACCATACATATCTGTGATGACCAATCCAACGACGGGTGGAGTGACAGCCAGTTATGCAATGCTGGGTGATTTTAACATTGCCGAACCCGGAGCACTGATTGGATTTGCAGGTCCGCGGGTAATTCGTCAAACCATCGGAAGAGATCTGCCGGAGGGCTTTCAAACATCGGAGTATCTGCTGGAGCATGGATTTCTTGATTTTATTGTAGCCCGGCCCAAGATGAAGAAAAAATTATCGAAACTGCTTCGGATATTGGAGAATTAAATTGTATTAAATCCGCGAAGTTTTCCGTTTTTATATTTGTCGATGTAAATCAATTGACAATCCTTGTAGAAAGAAACTTCGCGGATTTTTCTTTTAAAGAATAAAGAGATTTATGAGATTTGCCGATTACGCCAAAATTTATGTAACAGGGGGGCATGGTGGAAGCGGCATGTCTCACTTCAGGCGGGAAAAATATGAGCCTAAAGGAGGGCCAGACGGTGGCGACGGCGGCAAAGGCGGAGATGTAATTCTCAGAGGGAATGAACAGCTAAACACCCTTCTCGACCTTAGATACAGAAAATATGTAAAGGCCGAGCATGGTCAGAATGGGCATACCTCGCGAAAACAGGGGAAAGCCGGAGAAAACGAAATTCTTGAAGTACCGATGGGAACGGTTGCGTATGATGCAGAATCCAAAGAACGAATAGGTGAGATTACAGAAGATGGAGAGGAAATAGTCATTGCCAAAGGCGGAAAGGGCGGACTTGGTAACTGGCATTTTCGAAGTGCAACCAATCAAACACCTCAACACGCACAGGAAGGCGAGGAAGGTGAAGAGCGAACCGTTGAACTGGAATTGAAGCTTATTGCAGATGTTGGCCTTGTTGGTTTCCCAAACGCTGGAAAGAGCACGCTTCTATCAGCTATTTCTGCGGCAAAACCTAAAATTGCGGACTATCCTTTTACTACGCTGGAGCCAAATTTGGGGGTTGTAACTACCACCGATTACAGAAGTTTTGTGATGGCTGATATCCCCGGGATTATCGAAGATGCCCACGAAGGAAAGGGTTTGGGAATCCAGTTTTTAAGGCATATTGAGCGGAATAATTTACTGCTGTTTGTGATTGCTGTTGATGCTGATATCAAACAAGAATACAATGCTCTACTGAATGAGCTGAAAGCCTATCGGTCTGACCTGCTGGATAAACCCCGTTTGCTTGCTATCAGTAAAATGGACTTGAAAGAGAACTACGAGTTGGATGAAGAACCAGAATTAGACGATGATATTGATACAATTCTGATATCTTCTGCAACCGGGCACAATATGGAAGAGCTGAAAGAATTAATTTGGGAGAAACTACAAAACATTGAAAACAACGAGTCATCATAGAGCACTGCTTGCCCTTCTGCAAATTCCTGATTTTGGAGTGCGAAGGATAAAAATGTTACTGGATCGCACCGGTGTTGAAGATGCTTCTGAACTCTTCAACATGAAAATACCAGATCTGCTCCGGTTTGATGGATTTGGTAAGCATATAGCTAAAAACTTCGTTGAATTCGACGAATGGAAGAAGGTCGATTCAATTCTGGAACAGACCCAAAAAACGGGTGCAGACCTTATTTCGATTGATGATGAGTACTATCCGCCATATCTCAGGCATATTTTTGATCCTCCACTTCTGCTCTGGGTGAAAGGAGATAAGAATGTATTGGTATCAGATGGAGTAGCTGTTGTTGGAACCCGGCGAGCTTCGAAGTATGGATTAAAGCAAGCAAAAGAGTGGTCTGAGAAATTAACCGCCGCCGGACTTTGTGTAAATAGTGGTCTGGCTTACGGAGTGGATGCTGCTTCGCATCGTGCAGCTGTGGAAGCAGGTGGAAAAACGATCGCCGTATTGGGATCAGGAATCGATGTGATCTATCCTGCAAAAAACAGTGGGCTGGCGGCAGATATAATCAAAAAAGGTGGAGCAATTA
Proteins encoded in this window:
- the tsaB gene encoding tRNA (adenosine(37)-N6)-threonylcarbamoyltransferase complex dimerization subunit type 1 TsaB, whose translation is MILAIETSTPVCSVALGKGRRSVIEKRMEGRSVHSERTFEFMKELLDRHSLKVSDLDAVLFSNGPGSYTGLRIGASAIKGLLFQQEVPLYTLPTLLSFAIPFLTENPPAIHAVIDARRKHLYHQKIKTGLDGGVEVSGADIVEIEKLQDQIGKGDVVIGTGWERLEIENRGEISWYGTEAISAKNLVLGWNHPELKKHFKKTDVESFEPEYLTLSQVNDTDV
- the accD gene encoding acetyl-CoA carboxylase, carboxyltransferase subunit beta, producing MAWFKRKDTNIQTEKKKDMPEGIWVKVPETGETIHRRELEENSWVDPLSGYHFRIGSKEYFSILFDDEKFEEIGGEIMPTDPLDFEDRKKYKDRIKQTQKKTGLSDACRVGVGKLDKHNVVIACMDFSFIGGSMGSVVGERLCRAIDYARENKTPLIIISQSGGARMMESVYSLMQLPKTSGKLALLEREKVPYISVMTNPTTGGVTASYAMLGDFNIAEPGALIGFAGPRVIRQTIGRDLPEGFQTSEYLLEHGFLDFIVARPKMKKKLSKLLRILEN
- the obgE gene encoding GTPase ObgE, which gives rise to MRFADYAKIYVTGGHGGSGMSHFRREKYEPKGGPDGGDGGKGGDVILRGNEQLNTLLDLRYRKYVKAEHGQNGHTSRKQGKAGENEILEVPMGTVAYDAESKERIGEITEDGEEIVIAKGGKGGLGNWHFRSATNQTPQHAQEGEEGEERTVELELKLIADVGLVGFPNAGKSTLLSAISAAKPKIADYPFTTLEPNLGVVTTTDYRSFVMADIPGIIEDAHEGKGLGIQFLRHIERNNLLLFVIAVDADIKQEYNALLNELKAYRSDLLDKPRLLAISKMDLKENYELDEEPELDDDIDTILISSATGHNMEELKELIWEKLQNIENNESS
- the dprA gene encoding DNA-processing protein DprA, which encodes MKTTSHHRALLALLQIPDFGVRRIKMLLDRTGVEDASELFNMKIPDLLRFDGFGKHIAKNFVEFDEWKKVDSILEQTQKTGADLISIDDEYYPPYLRHIFDPPLLLWVKGDKNVLVSDGVAVVGTRRASKYGLKQAKEWSEKLTAAGLCVNSGLAYGVDAASHRAAVEAGGKTIAVLGSGIDVIYPAKNSGLAADIIKKGGAIITELAPGSAPDAVNFPERNRIVSGMSHGTLVVESGVKGGSMITARSSLDQNREVFVIPHPLDSLGGQGCNYLIRTGQGKLVQSIDDILVEISVHTDSDAQKAEEDPVMKWEKLDLDDSSKEICELLTEDELHIDQISEKIEKPTHTLLPTLLDLEMKGAIKQKAGKYFELC